The genomic window GTCAAGCTAAACTATAATTACACATTTATCTAAGTAATTGTATTTGTCTTTAGTTATTGTTTAGTGAATTTTATGGTTGGTGAAATTGTAGCTATTGTAATTCAATCTAGTTAAATAAAAATCAGCAATAGAGTAGTAAATTAGGCAATCAAAAATATATGTCATGAATTTATTGGCGATCGCCTTGCTAAAAAGTAGAGAATCAACAGTTATTATCAAATTACTAAATCGACGGTTTTTGGGGCTAGAGTTTGATTGAGTATAGAATATCACTGCTGTCAATGGTGTTTAGCCTATCCAGCAATTAAGCAACTAGCTTTACAGCAGTTAAAAACGGCGGCGAACAGGTATTTTGTGAATAGTCCATTGCCGCTAGTTGATTCTATGTCTACATCCTACCGAGCTAACGGTTGCTGTCAAGTAACTTATAGGACAAACGTAGCATTTGTATTCAGTAAGGTTTTAAATATTCCTCCTTTAGAAATAGCCAAAGACTTTGCTACTTTTTATGCGGTTACTGAGGTACACCAGCCAGATTTTGAACTCGCTGTAGTCGCGCCAGGTTTTTTGCAGTTAAAACTGACAGAGCTTAAACTAGCCAATTGGTTGCAATGCCTGCCATTGGGAGCGCTAGTATTAGCTAACTTACCTCTACCAAAATATTCTAGGGCTTTAAGCAATAAATATAGTTTGTTTGCAATTCAATATGCTCATGCACGTTGCTATAGTTTGATGCAGTTAGCTCAAAGAGAAGGATTGATTACTTTAGAAGAAATATCAACTAATCAAATTAAGTCAATGTTTCCTGACTTAATTTACTTGCCGGAAGCCACAAAGATTTTAACTATTAATCATTGGCAGACGTTAGTAGGATTAAATTACAACCAGCAATTCCAGTTCTGTCATCCTGCCGAATATGCTCTAATTACTCAGCTTGTCAAGGTAGTAGACGACTTTTGCTGTTCTCCCAAATTAATCTTAGATGACTGGGCAAAAATAGCAATAAGTTTAAGTCAAGCTTTTGCAGATTTTTATAGCCATTGTCAAATTTTTGGTGCCACAAAAACCCAAACACCCGATTTAGCGCGATCGCGCTTAAGTTTAATCTTAGCGACTTACACAGTCTTAAAACTTGTGTTACAACGGTTGGGAGTTTTTGCGCCCCAAGAACTCTAACTACTCTCTATCTAAAGATAGATAATAAAATTACAACTGGTGACAAATTAATCATCTTCATATATATTTAATCTTGTGTGAGGAGCGAACCAGCCAGAACACCGAGACGAAACACGGCAAGTCGTCGGTGTTCTTTCTGAATTTCAATTATTCTCAAGCAAATATTTTTCAATCGCTACGGCGGCTCCATCTTGTTCGACTCCAGGCGCTACCCACTGAGCTACGGCTTGGACACCCGCAGGAGCGTTACCCATGGCGATCCCAAGTCCGGCGTACTCTAGCATTTCTACATCATTGAAGTTATCGCCAATTGTCATAACGTTAGCAGCGTCTATTTTTAGTAATTCTTCAGCTAGATAGCGCACACCCGTACCTTTATTAACTAGCGGGTTTGTAGCTTCAAAAAATGTTGCCACAGATTTAGTCAAATATAGTTCGGCGGGGGTGTATCGTTGACGCAAATTGCCCAGCAAGCGATCTATTACCTCGGTATCGTCACTTAAAGCTAAAACCTTGGTTGGTGCTTCGCCAAGGACGCGGCGCAAGTCTCCAACAGCAATTGGTTCTATTCCTGATCTAAGCGCATAAATCTCTGTTTCTGGGGTAATTTCCCGGACGTACAGGCGATCATTGATGTAAAAATGCACCGACAAGAGATTTTGCAATTGCGGTTGCTCAAAGTAGTCTAAAAGTTGGTGGGCGGTATTAGGATCGACGCACCAATGACGGTGAAGTTCTCCGCTACTAGGATCTTGAATCCAAGCCCCCTGATAGGCTAATAGGGGCAAAGCCGAGCCAATGTCTTGATGGAAACGCAAAGCCGAACGATACATTCTCCCGGTGGCGATCGCTACTTGTACGCCACGATTTTGCACCGCTTTAACAGCTTGTAAGACGCGGGAATTGATTGTATTTGACGATCCAGCGATCGTGCCATCAATATCTAGCACGAGCAATTTAATTTCCCTTGGCTTTATTTCTGGATCTTTGTCTACAAATATCTGCATAATTGCTTGCTAGTTTAGTGCAAAAACTCGCTCTAGCTTCATTAGCTAGAGCGAGTTTTTCATTAATTATTCACTGTGTCTAGAACGTGAATGTAGTACGCAAAGTTCCTACATAAATTGTATCGTTGGTATCATTGTGTTCTGGGTTAAGAATCACTAATAAGCCTGGGGTAACAGCGATGTTGTCGTTGAGTTGCAAACGGTAAAGCGCTTCAATGTGGTAGGAGGTGTCTGGATCTTCACCACCGCCGCCAAAACCACCGTTGTTAGCTACGGTTAAATCGTTGTCGGTAACTTTTGGTGGTTGACCAAAGATTAATCCAAGTTGGCTACCTTCGGGTCCAACGTCTTGAATAGCTAAAGAAACTGCGTAGTTAAAGGAAGTTGCGCTGAGATCGCCACCACGGAACTTGTCTTCAGCGTCTGTAAGACCAGCCCAACCAGAGATTGTAAACTTGTCACTAGCACGGAAACTTGCTTCTACACCGTAGTGATT from Synechocystis sp. PCC 7509 includes these protein-coding regions:
- a CDS encoding DALR anticodon-binding domain-containing protein: MSIEYHCCQWCLAYPAIKQLALQQLKTAANRYFVNSPLPLVDSMSTSYRANGCCQVTYRTNVAFVFSKVLNIPPLEIAKDFATFYAVTEVHQPDFELAVVAPGFLQLKLTELKLANWLQCLPLGALVLANLPLPKYSRALSNKYSLFAIQYAHARCYSLMQLAQREGLITLEEISTNQIKSMFPDLIYLPEATKILTINHWQTLVGLNYNQQFQFCHPAEYALITQLVKVVDDFCCSPKLILDDWAKIAISLSQAFADFYSHCQIFGATKTQTPDLARSRLSLILATYTVLKLVLQRLGVFAPQEL
- a CDS encoding Cof-type HAD-IIB family hydrolase, with the protein product MQIFVDKDPEIKPREIKLLVLDIDGTIAGSSNTINSRVLQAVKAVQNRGVQVAIATGRMYRSALRFHQDIGSALPLLAYQGAWIQDPSSGELHRHWCVDPNTAHQLLDYFEQPQLQNLLSVHFYINDRLYVREITPETEIYALRSGIEPIAVGDLRRVLGEAPTKVLALSDDTEVIDRLLGNLRQRYTPAELYLTKSVATFFEATNPLVNKGTGVRYLAEELLKIDAANVMTIGDNFNDVEMLEYAGLGIAMGNAPAGVQAVAQWVAPGVEQDGAAVAIEKYLLENN